One part of the Gossypium raimondii isolate GPD5lz chromosome 1, ASM2569854v1, whole genome shotgun sequence genome encodes these proteins:
- the LOC105777267 gene encoding uncharacterized protein LOC105777267, with product MSYLLPTLTRKKEVDTIIRDTIDKVLVLRFGRADDAVCLQLDDILAKTAREVSKFATVALVDVDSDDVQVYVKYFDITLIPSTIFFFNAHHMKMDSGTADHTKWVGAFHEKQDFIDVVEAIFRGAMKGKLIVNCPLPPERIPKYQLLYKDV from the exons ATGAGTTACCTCTTACCGACATTGACGAGGAAGAAAGAAGTAGACACGATCATCCGAGACACCATCGACAAGGTCCTCGTCCTCCGATTCGGCCGTGCCGACGACGCCGTCTGTCTTCAGTTAGACGACATCCTTGCCAAGACAGCGCGCGAGGTTTCCAAATTCGCCACGGTAGCTTTAGTTGACGTTGATTCCGATGATGTTCAGGTTTACGTCAAGTATTTCGATATCACCTTGATTCCTTCgactattttcttcttcaatgcTCATCATATGAAGATGGATTCtgg GACCGCGGATCACACAAAATGGGTGGGAGCATTTCATGAAAAGCAAGACTTCATAGATGTTGTAGAG GCAATATTTAGGGGAGCCATGAAAGGCAAGTTGATTGTTAATTGCCCTCTACCCCCAGAACGAATACCAAAGTATCAATTGCTATACAAGGATGTATGA